The bacterium region ACGCCGCGGGAGCCTCGCGCGTAGCCCGCCAAGCCGGCGTGACGATCGATGCGGTGCCCATCGCGCCTGGAACCACCCAGGAGGTCCTGGTGGAATCGGTGACCGCGCCGCAGGAGGTGCACCCCGGCGAAGTCTACGACGTCCGGGCGGTGCTGCAGTCCACCACGCCCGCCGACGCCGTCGTGACGCTCTCACGCAATGGGGTCGTGGTTGCGACTAAGCGCATTGCGCTCTCACCGGGTGAAGTCGTGGTTCCGTTTTCTGAGACTGCCGCCGACCCCGGAACCGTTCGGTACCGCGTCGACGTCGATGCGGTCCCCGACACGATTCCGGAGAACAACCACGGGGAGGCGATGGTTGTCGTTCGTGATCAACCCCGGGTGCTCTTCGTGACCGCGGGTCCGACGCCACTGCCCCGGTGGCTTCGCGGTCAGGGCCTCCGCGTCGATGTCCGGACGCCCGATGAGGTCCCCGCAAACCCGGTCGGCCTTGCCGCGTACCGCAGCGTCGTCCTCGATGATGTCTCGGCGCTTGACCTGAGCCGAGCGCAGCAGGAGACCATCCGGTCGTTCGTGGGGACGGCAGGTGGCGGCCTCGCCGTGATCGGCGGTGGGCACAGTTACGGCGTCGGCGGATACGCCGGCACGCCCCTCGAAGACGCGCTGCCCGTCACGATGGATGTCCGGCAGACGATGGCGCTCCCCACCGTCGCGATCGTGCTGGTCATCGATACCTCCGGAAGCATGGACGCCTTTGGGACCGAACTCGCCAAGGAGGAGCTGGCGAAGGAGATCGCCTCTTCGGTGATCGATCTCCTCGGCGAGCACGACCAGATCGGTGTGATCACGTTCGATCAGGAGTATCGGTGGTTGGTGCCGCTCACCGAGGCGCGGGAGCGGACGCGGGTCCTCGATGAAATTGCGCGCCTGCGTGCCGGAGGCGGCACGTTGATGTACCCGCCGCTTCGGGGGGCGTGGGACGTGCTCCGGCACTCCCCGGCCAAGATCCGGCACACCATCGTCCTCAGCGACGGGTTGACCGATCCGGGCGACTTTCGTGGAATCGCTGCGACCATGGCCCGCGAGCGGATCACGATCAGCACCGTGGCGATCGGCCGCGACGCCGACTTGGATTTCATGCGAAACTTGGCCCGATGGGGAGGCGGCCGGTCGTACGTGGCCAAGGATCTGTACAGCGTGCCCAAGATCTTCACCGCCGAAGCGTTGATGGCCGTAAGGTCGTTCATCGTCGAGGAGCCGGTACCGCTCGCGCGACGAGGCGAGGGGCCGACGGTGGCGGGCCTCACCCCGCCGCCGCCGATCCGCGGGTATGTGGCCACGGCTCCGAAACCGTCGAGTGACATCGCGTTCGTGAGCCCTCGAGGGGACCCGGTCGTCGCGACCTGGCAGTACGGCCTCGGCAGAGCCGTCGCGGTCACCTCGGACGACGGCCTCCGGTGGACGACGCCGTGGACTTCGTGGCCGGATGTCGCCCGGTTTTGGTCTCAGGCGGTCCGGTGGACCCTCGGCGATGACGCGCCGGGCCTGCATCTGGTTGCCGGGTTCGATCGCGATGGGACGTCGGCCCGGGCGGTGCTCGATGCCCGCCGGATCGACGGCGCGCCCTGGGACGGCCTCGACGCGCGCGGCGAGGTGACGGGACCCGATGGGACGCGCAGCGCAATCGCATTGCACCAGACCGCGCCGGGCCGGTACGAGGGGACGTGGCCGGCTCAAGCCCAGGGCGTGTATGGCCTGACCATCCTCGCGCGCGACGGTCAGCGCACGAGGGGCACCCGGACCGTTGGGCTCGTCGTGCCCTATTCGCCTGAATACCGCCTCCCGAACGGCAACCTCGCGTTGTTGTCTCGGGTGGTCGAAACCACCGGCGGAACGTTCCTCGGCAATCCGCGGGACGCGTTCCGTCGAGGGCCGGGAAGCGGGCAGCGCGAGACCTGGCCGGTGTTAAGCGGCATCGCCATGGCGTGTCTTTTGGCCGAGGTCACGATTCGGCGTCTGCCCGCGCTTGGGCAGCGCCTCGCGATGGCGGCCTCCGTCGTGGCTCAGGTGATTGGCCGGCGGCGGGCGACGCCCCGGACGGCGCGCCTCCAGGCCGACGCCGCATATGAAGCCGCCGATCGCTGGGCGGTCGAGGACGCGCGTTTCGCCGAAGAAGAGGCACGCCGCGCCGCCTCAATGGAGGAGGCCGCGCGGATCTTTATCTCCAGACTTCGAGGGACGAGACGGCCTTAACGCGCCCGCTCCGTCTCGGCGGGACAGATCGGGAGGAGGTCCTCGGGACGAGCAAGCCGGTGATCCGGAGCTTCCGCGAGGAGCGGTGAGGCTTCCACCGTGCCCCA contains the following coding sequences:
- a CDS encoding VWA domain-containing protein, which gives rise to MTVPLSFERPWAFALLLLVLIAAMLGRRRSGVRWRVATVLRAATLGLLVLALSGPVIRVPVTAVNVVFAVDRSLSITPVGRRAQDAFVHDALLGMRPQDRAGVVTFAGRPLLRIPVDAHPVLDTVGPAADPDATDIGSAIDLAVAMLPSEGARRVVVLSDGAENRGDAAGASRVARQAGVTIDAVPIAPGTTQEVLVESVTAPQEVHPGEVYDVRAVLQSTTPADAVVTLSRNGVVVATKRIALSPGEVVVPFSETAADPGTVRYRVDVDAVPDTIPENNHGEAMVVVRDQPRVLFVTAGPTPLPRWLRGQGLRVDVRTPDEVPANPVGLAAYRSVVLDDVSALDLSRAQQETIRSFVGTAGGGLAVIGGGHSYGVGGYAGTPLEDALPVTMDVRQTMALPTVAIVLVIDTSGSMDAFGTELAKEELAKEIASSVIDLLGEHDQIGVITFDQEYRWLVPLTEARERTRVLDEIARLRAGGGTLMYPPLRGAWDVLRHSPAKIRHTIVLSDGLTDPGDFRGIAATMARERITISTVAIGRDADLDFMRNLARWGGGRSYVAKDLYSVPKIFTAEALMAVRSFIVEEPVPLARRGEGPTVAGLTPPPPIRGYVATAPKPSSDIAFVSPRGDPVVATWQYGLGRAVAVTSDDGLRWTTPWTSWPDVARFWSQAVRWTLGDDAPGLHLVAGFDRDGTSARAVLDARRIDGAPWDGLDARGEVTGPDGTRSAIALHQTAPGRYEGTWPAQAQGVYGLTILARDGQRTRGTRTVGLVVPYSPEYRLPNGNLALLSRVVETTGGTFLGNPRDAFRRGPGSGQRETWPVLSGIAMACLLAEVTIRRLPALGQRLAMAASVVAQVIGRRRATPRTARLQADAAYEAADRWAVEDARFAEEEARRAASMEEAARIFISRLRGTRRP